A single Deinococcus sp. Leaf326 DNA region contains:
- a CDS encoding sugar ABC transporter substrate-binding protein, with protein sequence MQKNKVFAVSAALATALTLAATTAHAALAQSQPIIGLITKTDTNPFFVKMKEGAQAEATRLGAKLLSGAGKADGDNAGQVTAIENMVAAGAKAILITPSDSKAIVPAIAKARAAGVMVIALDSPTEPASAVDGLFATNNYQAGVLIGQWAKKMMGGKKAVIATIDLFPGQPVGIARHNGFLAGYGTAGITSATTSQVGTGVACAQDSFGDQAKGQTAMENCLQKNPDINLVYTINEPAAAGAYQALKAAGKEKSVLIVSVDGGCAGVRNVEAGVIGATSQQYPLKMAAMGVAAGVNYAKTGKKVSGYTDTGVNLITNKAQGGVKSQTGKYGLANCWGK encoded by the coding sequence ATGCAGAAAAACAAAGTGTTCGCCGTCAGCGCCGCCCTCGCCACCGCACTCACCCTGGCGGCCACCACCGCGCACGCCGCCCTGGCCCAGAGCCAGCCGATCATCGGGCTGATCACCAAGACGGACACCAACCCCTTCTTCGTGAAGATGAAAGAGGGCGCGCAGGCCGAGGCCACCCGCCTGGGGGCCAAGCTGCTGAGCGGCGCGGGCAAGGCCGACGGCGACAACGCCGGGCAGGTCACGGCCATCGAGAACATGGTGGCGGCCGGGGCCAAGGCCATCCTGATCACGCCCAGCGACTCGAAGGCCATCGTGCCGGCCATCGCCAAGGCGCGCGCGGCCGGGGTCATGGTCATCGCGCTGGACAGCCCCACCGAACCCGCGAGCGCCGTGGACGGCCTGTTCGCCACCAACAACTACCAGGCGGGCGTCCTCATCGGGCAGTGGGCCAAGAAGATGATGGGCGGCAAGAAGGCCGTCATCGCCACCATTGACCTGTTCCCGGGCCAGCCGGTGGGCATCGCGCGCCACAACGGCTTCCTGGCGGGCTACGGCACGGCCGGCATCACGAGCGCCACCACCTCGCAGGTCGGCACGGGCGTGGCCTGCGCGCAGGACTCCTTCGGGGACCAGGCCAAGGGCCAGACCGCGATGGAAAACTGCCTCCAGAAGAACCCCGACATCAACCTCGTGTACACCATCAACGAACCGGCAGCCGCCGGAGCGTATCAGGCCCTCAAGGCCGCCGGCAAGGAAAAGAGCGTGCTGATCGTGTCGGTGGACGGCGGCTGCGCGGGCGTGCGCAACGTCGAGGCGGGCGTGATCGGCGCGACCAGCCAGCAGTACCCCCTGAAGATGGCCGCCATGGGCGTCGCGGCGGGCGTGAACTACGCCAAGACCGGCAAGAAGGTCAGCGGCTACACCGACACGGGCGTAAACCTGATCACCAACAAGGCCCAGGGGGGCGTCAAGAGCCAGACCGGCAAGTACGGCCTCGCCAACTGCTGGGGCAAGTAA
- a CDS encoding ABC transporter permease, which produces MTQTPTAPASTRRGPQLPSLTTLGPLIALLLACIFFATQSDRFLTSQTLALVLKQISYVGVLAIGQTLVILTAGIDLSCGVIMALGGMVITKLAAEQGVPPALAIIVGLAITAALGAVNGLLISRLRLPPFIATLGMYGIVFAATQIYSNAQTVSNLPPALNFLGSGFNIGNANFSYGSVLMILLFGIAWFFLTQTAPGRHVYALGNNPEAARLTGILTTRVLIGVYASAGLLYGIAALILVGRVGAGDPNAGQTENLESITAAVLGGTSLFGGRGNVLGTLLGALIVGVFRVGLTLAGVNSVYQVLVTGILIILAVATDQLSRRKA; this is translated from the coding sequence ATGACCCAGACGCCCACGGCCCCGGCCTCCACGCGGCGCGGCCCCCAGCTGCCCAGCCTGACCACGCTGGGGCCGCTGATCGCGCTGCTGCTGGCGTGTATCTTCTTCGCCACGCAGTCCGACCGCTTCCTGACCAGCCAGACGCTGGCCCTCGTCCTCAAGCAGATTTCCTACGTGGGCGTGCTCGCCATCGGGCAGACCCTGGTCATCCTGACCGCCGGCATCGACCTGAGCTGCGGCGTCATCATGGCGCTCGGGGGCATGGTCATCACCAAGCTGGCCGCCGAACAGGGCGTGCCGCCCGCCCTTGCCATCATCGTCGGGCTGGCGATCACGGCCGCGCTCGGGGCGGTCAACGGGCTGCTCATCTCGCGGCTGCGGCTGCCGCCCTTCATCGCCACGCTGGGCATGTACGGCATCGTGTTCGCGGCCACGCAGATCTACTCGAACGCGCAGACCGTCTCCAACCTGCCCCCCGCGCTGAACTTCCTGGGGTCGGGCTTCAACATCGGTAACGCGAACTTCTCGTACGGCTCGGTCCTGATGATCCTGCTGTTCGGGATCGCCTGGTTCTTCCTGACGCAGACCGCACCGGGCCGCCACGTCTATGCCCTGGGCAACAACCCCGAGGCCGCGCGCCTGACCGGCATCCTGACCACTCGGGTGCTCATTGGCGTGTACGCCTCGGCGGGGCTGCTGTACGGGATCGCGGCCCTGATCCTGGTGGGGCGCGTGGGCGCGGGTGACCCCAACGCGGGCCAGACCGAGAACCTGGAGAGCATCACCGCGGCCGTACTGGGGGGCACCAGCCTCTTCGGGGGGCGCGGCAACGTGCTGGGCACCCTGCTGGGCGCGCTTATCGTGGGCGTGTTCCGCGTGGGCCTGACCCTGGCGGGCGTGAACAGCGTCTATCAGGTCCTCGTGACCGGCATCCTGATCATTCTCGCGGTCGCCACCGACCAGCTTTCGCGGAGGAAGGCATGA